The Balearica regulorum gibbericeps isolate bBalReg1 chromosome 26, bBalReg1.pri, whole genome shotgun sequence genome contains the following window.
aaattaaaagcatggTTTAGAGCTTTACTAATTTGGCACCAGTGTGTgtatttgggtttgtttttttttttaaatcgcCACAGCTACACCTTGTCCTGTGCTAAGCAGGAGAGCACATTCTGAAGAACCGGTGTAATGAGGTTAAGAATACAAAGAGACAGAATCTGATTTCTTATTAAAATCCACTAAATTGCAGCAGGAGCCACCACAGCCATCCCCAAGGAGCAGGACCCAGGTGCTCCGACCATTCGGGCACAAGATCTGTGGCATGAttagagaaaaaacagagtCTCTTCCAGATAAATGCTTGCCTGCACTACAAATTGTACCAAAAAACCTGTAACTCTGACAGCAAATTCCGAGCAGAGTCAGGAAGGCGTCATCTGCGGCAGACCTGGCACTCCATAGGGTGAAGGTCCAGCTAAACAGTAAGGACGGGGTGGAGGATAAAGAGTATCAAGACCTCGCTGTGCTCTTTGAACGCAGGCAAGAGATAGTTTCCCCTGTCTgtgccaaagaaaacaaaacacacaaaaaaggtgAAACCTCCTGGAAACACGGTCTGTGTCATACTGCATTGCAGAGAGCACAAACACCACGCAGACTAAGCGGAACTGTTGTCAAAAGATGCATCTCAATGACAGTTAGTTGGGTACTCCAAATTATTTCGGGAGAAGGCAGGCTGGTAACAGAtggggagctgcagccagcacagcacaaaCGTTCTCTGTTGCCTAGGCACTGTTCGGAGCTTTCTAGAACCACATAAAGAACATTTGCCCAGTTATCAGAAAGAATGATCACTCAAGGCCACCTTTGAAGCATTCGTCTCATTTATTATTGGCACCGCCTAGAAATATAACTGTAAAACTCATCTTGGCATGGGTTTGACTGGTCCTTTGAACGGTGATTAGTAAATTTgctgggttggggttttttttgttttttttttttttttaaaaaaagtccgctggctgctgctggagcttgGTGGAAGAGCTCCACCCGGTGGCATTCCGTAAAGGCACAGCTGGAGGCTCAGCACGGGCTGCTTTAACCGGGAAGTCTCAATTTCCAATATTTCTCCTTAAATGAGTAATACCAACTAGAAAAAAGCTTCACAAGGCACCGCTTTACAGTCGctatttctttctaaagaaacaCAACCGTCAAAAACCAAATAACCCAACAACCTCCCTCAGCCGCTTGCTCCTGTTTGTGCTTGTGGTGGCTGCTCTGGGCTCAAACTCCGAAACCTCCACGATACCGGTGACCTCCCCGGTTCAGATGAGGCACCAAGTGCCGAGCATGGAGCTTGAACTCGCATGATTCGTCCCTTAGAAGTTTTGTGTGACAGAACCGTGGCTGGTTTTCCGCCTAACACTGATTTTGTGCTCTTTTAAGTGACAACGAAGACTGGAGGTTGTATTTGTCTTTTGGGACATAGGAAGGAAGGATGCaagtgacttttttcccctctattttaTCAGTCCTAGGAGGTTTCTTGATTTTCAGAGGATTCACCTGAAAGATTTCTCTGAtgaaaagtgataaaaattGTTAACCGCAAACAATCCTCTCTGTAATAGACATCTTGACTACAGTCCCAATTACAGGATGCATGGAATTGGGGAAAACACCCAAGAATTGGAAAAAACACCCAAGATCTGTACCAAAAAACCTGTAAATCTGACAGCAAATTCCGAGCAGAGTCAGGAAGGCATCGTCTGCAGCAGACCTGGCACTCCACGGGGTGAAGGTCCAGCTAAACAGCAAGGACGGGGCAGAGGATAAAGAGTATCAAGACCTCACTGTTGAGAATCAAcacacaagaaaattaaaatacaccTTGCCTCGCTAATGACATTTTTACCGTGTAAAAATCGGGCTCCTGAAGCTTAATTGTGGTTTACACAGCTTCGGAATTTCCTCCTTTATGTGCTTGGTAGATACCAATCAGGGAAGATATGGTCCCCAGGAGCCCTACTAACCACGGAGGAAAGCGTCCAGCCCAAAGAAATCCTGGCGGCAGCCAGTGGATTGCGTTGGAGAGATCTGCCAGGTCTGTGAGGATGCTCAAAACTTCAGCCTTCACTTgggcttttgtttcttttcgAGTCAGAGGCGAAGAGGTACTGTTGGAAGCAAAAATAACGTTAGTGATAGCCCATAATGGAATAATAATTAGCAACAGCTCACAAATGAGAAGAGAGATATTTGGGTGAAATTAGCTGTATAGCCAAGGAGGGAAAACGTACCACTTGTGCTGCCTCAGCTTTCTTCTTAACTGGAACAAGATTCTCAGGGATCTGAAAACAGAGTTATTTCCCCTATAGCATCAAAGGGGAGGGGTTTTCTTCCTCTAGCATTAACTGCACCCATGAGGACCTGCAGCCGAGAGGGTCCTTCATTTCAGCCCAATCATAGGGAATACAGTTCactccctgcctgtctccttcccaccccagcCAGCCTTACCGCAGGAtccccaggagcagggagaaggccCAGAGCGCCGTGCTCAGAGTCCACCACTTCTGAGAGCCGACGCGGATGATGCCGACATCAGCCGCCCATGCGACGTGCTCGCAGGGGTAGTAGAGCTGGTTGGCCAGGTTGCAGAGCACCGACAGCCCCCGCACCAGGCCGTCCTCATCCTGCGGGGAGCACGGGGGACACACCTTGGCATCTGCAGCACGGCCAGGGAGGCTGCCAGTGTCCCCCGTGCCCCGCACTCACCTTGGGGCCCAGCCCGTAGCCGTAGCTGTAGCTGAGCATGGCGAAGTCGTCGAAGAGGCGTAGGGCCGTGCGGCAGGCGCTCAGCTGGGCCGACACGGCCAGGAGGCTCCCGGACAGCCCGGATGGCGAGGCCTGCGACCCGGCCAGCGCCCCGCCCGCCAGCTGACAGCCATAGCAGAGCGCACGGACCTGCGGAGGCACAGCCCGGTGAGGGCCCGGCAGGACGAGGCCCCGCCGGGCCGCTCCCGCCACTCACCACCCGGTCGCGGCCGCGGTAAGTCTCCAGCACGGCGACCAGGCCGCTAAGCTCCCCTGCCGCCATAGCAACACTTCCGGGATGTGGCGTCACGGGGCGGGGCTCGCCGGGTAGGTGGGGGAGCCGTCGCCATGGCGACGCGGCCCGGTAGTTCTCGAAGCCCGGCCGCGGCCTCCCGCCAGCTCGACGATGGCGGCCAGCGCGGTGCCGGTGATCCCAGCTCCTCTCACGGGCCTTCCCTTCCTGAAGGCGTCCCACCTTCAGCTGGGGGATGAGCGCTGGGCGTCGGGAAGCGCCCGTCAGCCTTTTTCTCACACCTAGTTCCCCCCTTTCTGGGGGGATTACAGGCCGGCACTGGCCCCGCCACCCCGCAGCAGGCAGGTGCTGAGCCCGGCTGGGGGTGACGGCGGGGAAACCTGCTCGGAAACTCGCGTGGCATTTCCAGAGAGGCCCCTGCAGCCAGTGGCCCCGACTGTTGCCCCACACTCTCGTGTCCACATGCATGCAGACCCCCGCATCCACGTCTTCACCTCAGCAACGAGGGAGAGCTTCCCCTGTCCCCATACCCCCCTTCAGCGACCCCCCCTGCCCGTCGCCAAGAAATGGAAGGATAATATTCCTTGTGGagatagggaaaaaataaggcTCCCTCCATCCGTCTACGCTGTCTCATACCCAGCACGTGAGATCCAGCCCACCGCCAGGCCATGGTACTCGCACAGGGGTGAGCTGTCTTACAGACCTGTCTGTCCCCAACAGACCTTTCCCACAAATCTTCGGTGCTGCGCAGGCTTCCTGGGCACCGGGGGGTTCGGTGGCTCGGCTCGGAGTCATGCTGTGAGCAGTTGAAGCTGTTAGAACTATTTGgatattttgctttgtctttttataGCTGAGTAAATCAATCTGATGCTCATAAAACAGGTTAATAGCACTAACCAGAGCCACTCGCCAGCCAAGCTTTTGCTGTGCAGTCTTTCCAGCTGTCTTCTACGCTTGCTGTATCCTCAGACCACCACATCCATGTTCTCCAGCTTTTCAGCTCACCTTACTGGAATCCAGTGTTGATTGTTTCGCcatttctttatataaaatagaTTCAGTATTACTAAAATGCTAAAAAGAGTAACTGCCTCGAGATTGTAGCTTCAATATCATTAATATTTCCTTACAATGGCAAATAGAGCATTTTTAGCAATAACACCGTTCGTTTCCCCTTCTGGCTGTTTGGCAGGATGTGTTCCCACTATTAGAGGGGATGGACAGTCCTACTACAACACTTCTTACCAAGCGCAGTTTAAAGGTGAATGGAGTCCACCTGCAAAGCCAAGTGAAAAGGTAACAGCATGATTTTGGGGAGGAACAAGACACAGTTAAAGGGCAGCACGTTCCCACGTTGAATTCTGTCCTGAAAGGAGCGTGATCCATGCAAGCGAAAACCAGATGGATGGAAAGACAGGGGAAACAAAAGGATTGTGCTTTAAGTGGCTGTTCTGTAGCTCTGTTGGCTTCCCTTCAGCACATGCCTCCTATTAAATTTGGGGATCCCAGAAGCAGTGGATCTATGAGTGAGCAGAAACACGCCTACAGCGCCCCAGACAAGAGGACACACAGGTAAAGCCTGATGGGCATCCCCAGGAACTGCTATTTCCAATGAACGTTGCTAGTTAAGCAGCTCGAATCTGGTATCTTGCAGAATGTACAACAAGGAATGTGCTGCCTCCCAGATCCACCGCAGCAACCTGCACCTGGGGGATGGTTGCACCAGATTCTCCACCTCGACATCAGAGCTCTTCCCAGCACACAATCTAGGTAGGGTAAGTCTGTGACACAAAGGCAACGTGTACAGACCACTACTGAGGTTTATAACGAGAGCAATAGTGATATAATTATAGATAAAGCTAATGCATTCATATAAGAGTacagaattttatatttttaacattttgtagTTTTTATGGACTTGGCATCAAATGTTGTCACTGTGAGGCTCAGTTCCATCCTCACTCTGCTTCCCTGGCAGGTTAAACAGCTGTATTCATTCCTGTGCTTTATTGCATGAGGAGAAGCTGCTGTAGCTTTAAATTGTTCAGAGATTGGAGTGCTCTGACATCCTTCACTCTCGCTTTTGCAGAGCCTGTAACTATTGTACGTCGAAACAAATATGCCTCATTCATCCCGAGAGGCGATGAAGACCCTGAGAGAAATCAAGCGTCGGCAAGAACTACTACTACGCAGCTCTCCTACCCAGAGGTGTGTTCCCAGCTTTGCTGTGTGGGTGTTTCTTAGGTGGAgaccctctcttttttttatgtaCACTATTCTGGCACCTAACGCTGATGTTGTtgttccttctcccctccccactcGGGGCTGTGCAGGGTGTAATGTGCATTAAGGCGCCTGTTTCTGTTAAAGCCAACTCTTGTGTCCTCCAGACTGACAGGTGGAACTTCGCACCAAAGCCTGACTTACTACTGCAGAAGCATCGAAGCAACATCTGCTTGAGAGATGAGCGTTCAGGCTCCCAATTCTTCAGCACAACGCAGCAGTCAGACTATCAGCCACCCTGCCAGAGCCAGAGAGTGACGGCAGACAGCAAGAGCCACCGCGAGACCCACATCCCCTTCAACTACCACAGTAAAGCCACGTTGCTTAGACTATCATGGTGCCAGATGAAGCCTGCTGAGGTTCTCCTAGCTCTGTGCAAGGGACAGTGAAGCCTGGCACTCTGTGCAAGGAGGCAGCCCAGACATCTTCGGTTGGAGATAGCCAGAAGGCACTGGTGCAGCATCAGTGTTGTTAGTAAAATGAGATTGTTACCTCAAAACCAGGCAGGACAGCCATGCTCAGCCCCATGCCTGCTGCCGCCGCTTCTCATGGCGACTGCTAATACCAGGCGCTTTCACCTCCCCCAGTGACATCTGACTTATCAGCCATCTCGATGCCTGTGCCAGCCATAGGCATTCACTGCCATTGTACAGCAATGTTTAGCATATGCAGGTGCCGTAAATGATTTCTGGAACATGAACTAGTGGCTTGATCTTTCTCATTTGctacatttgttttcagaagttgttttgcatttgtatttgggaggaaggagaggattTCAAACAAAAGCTGTGCTTATGCAACCTCAGGAAGGGATGTGGTTAGAGCAGGTCATGGAGGCATTAAAAAAGTCCTCCTCTGACATTCCTTCCTGTTTCTGATGGCCAGTACTCTGCCGCTAAGAGAGAGGTCCCTTCGTGCCATGTATCTGTTTTTAAGCCATTTGATTTACTAAATGTGGAACAGATCACAGTTGAATTAATCTTTTCCTTGGCCCCAAACTTGTGGAGCAGCTCCATAACTAGCATATGGAGTGATATTCCTGTAACTTCCATGTGAATTTCTTCATTTACCTCCTCACCCTGAGAATTGTCTTCTGTCTGGGCAAAGGTTTTCAGCAAAGTGCTGGTGGCAAAGCCTGTCTTTGCCTCTTGTTAGTGGAAATGCATGCAGCTCTGTGACTGCAAGTCAACCTGCAAAACTGTTCTGATGTTGCCTCCTAATTTACTGgcttgaatttaatttttatttcaattcctTCTGCCAGCAGATGAAATTTCTGTCACAACCACACAAGCGATGCTGGTCCCAcacaaacagcagaaacaacaaCTCTCCAAAGacatgctacagcaggtacagCCTTAATAGC
Protein-coding sequences here:
- the PEX11G gene encoding peroxisomal membrane protein 11C, which codes for MAAGELSGLVAVLETYRGRDRVVRALCYGCQLAGGALAGSQASPSGLSGSLLAVSAQLSACRTALRLFDDFAMLSYSYGYGLGPKDEDGLVRGLSVLCNLANQLYYPCEHVAWAADVGIIRVGSQKWWTLSTALWAFSLLLGILRSLRILFQLRRKLRQHKCTSSPLTRKETKAQVKAEVLSILTDLADLSNAIHWLPPGFLWAGRFPPWLVGLLGTISSLIGIYQAHKGGNSEAV
- the SAXO5 gene encoding LOW QUALITY PROTEIN: stabilizer of axonemal microtubules 5 (The sequence of the model RefSeq protein was modified relative to this genomic sequence to represent the inferred CDS: deleted 1 base in 1 codon; substituted 1 base at 1 genomic stop codon), producing MATRPGSSRSPAAPPASSTMAASAVPVIPAPLTGLPFLKASHLQLGDERWASGSARQPFSHTXFPPFWGDYRPALAPPPRSRQVLSPAGGDGGETCSETRVAFPERPLQPVAPTVAPHSRVHMHADPRIHVFTSATRESFPCPHTPLQRPPLPVAKKWKDNIPCGDREKIRLPPSVYAVSYPAREIQPTARPWYSHRGCVPTIRGDGQSYYNTSYQAQFKGEWSPPAKPSEKHMPPIKFGDPRSSGSMSEQKHAYSAPDKRTHRMYNKECAASQIHRSNLHLGDGCTRFSTSTSELFPAHNLEPVTIVRRNKYASFIPRGDEDPERNQASARTTTTQLSYPETDRWNFAPKPDLLLQKHRSNICLRDERSGSQFFSTTQQSDYQPPCQSQRVTADSKSHRETHIPFNYHTDEISVTTTQAMLVPHKQQKQQLSKDMLQQIKCSHLELPWRAQDLFRTEQKDEFTPKSRGPAEIQNANSQVSCVPMGTLKRNCPQRKVLFTP